In Kribbella amoyensis, the genomic stretch TGATCCTCGACTACAACTGGGGCAACTACAACGATCTCGGGTCGGTCCCACTCGCCGACGCGGCGCTGCGCAACGACCCGTTGTTCGGCGGGATCGCGTGGCACGGGTACGGCGGCGACGTGAACCTGCAGACCCAGGTGCACAACCAGTACCCGGCCGTGAACCACTACATGACCGAGCACTCGGGCGGGACCTGGATCCCGAACCAGCAGGTCGAGGACATGAACAACCTGATCGACTACACCCGGAACTGGTCCAAATCCTGGGTGAAGTGGAGCCTCGCGCTGGACCAGAACATGCTTCCGTACGTCGGTGCCGGGTGCAACGTCTGTACCGGCCTGGTGACCGTGCAGCGGGGTGGTGCCCGGGCCGGTCAGGTGGACAAGACCGTCGAGTACTACACGATGGGGCACCTGACCAAGTTCGTGAAGCCGGGGGCGGTCCGGATCGACTCGACCGCGAACAGCTCGGTGAAGAACGTGGCCTGGAAGAACCCGGACGGGTCGAAGGCGCTGATCGCGTTCAACACCACCGGCAGTGCGCAGTCGGTCCGGGTGAACTGGGGTGGTCAGTCGTTCGTCTACACGCTGCCCACCAAGACCTCGGCGACCTTCACCTGGGCGGGTAATCAGAGCGGTGGCGGTGGCGGGACCGGTGGGCAGATCACCGGACTCGGCGGCAAGTGCGTCGACGTGGCCGGAGCCAACAGTACCGATGGGTCCGCGGTCCAGTTGTACGACTGCAACGGGACGGCCGCCCAGCAGTGGACCCGGCCGGGCGACGGGACGATCCGTGCCCTCGGCAAGTGCCTCGACGTCAACGCCGGGTCGGTGGTGAACGGGGCGAAGGTCCAGCTCTTCACCTGTAACGGCAGTGCCGCCCAGCAATGGACCCCTACGAGTGGAGGAGACCTGCTGAATCCACAGGCGAACAAGTGTCTCGATGTCACCGGCAACAATGCGGCGAACGCCACCCCACTGCAGCTGTGGAGCTGTACCGGCGCCGCGAACCAGAAGTGGACCGTCTGATGCGGGCCCGGGTACTGGCCACCGTCGCGGTCGTCGCCCTCGGAGCCGGCCTGCTCGTCGCGCCGCCGGCCGCGCAGGCGGTCGAGGCCACCGGCACGATCACCGGTCTGGCCGGCAAGTGCGTGGATGTCGCCGCCGCCAACTCCGCGGACGGTACCGCGGTTCAGTTGTACGACTGCAACGGGTCGAACGCGCAGAACTGGACCCGGAGCTCGGACGGCACCGTCAAGGCGCTCGGCAAGTGCCTCGACGTCAGCGGGGGATCGGTCGCCAACGGCGCGAAGGTCCAGCTCTGGACCTGCAACGGATCGGCCGCACAACAATGGACGTACACGTCCGGCCGGGACCTGGTGAATCCACAGGCGGACAAGTGCCTCGATGTCACCGGCAACCGATCGACGAACGCGACGCCGCTGCAGCTGTGGTCCTGCACGGGTGCGGCGAACCAGAAGTGGACCGCGCCCGCCCTGCCCGGCAACCCGCCGCCGGCCGGTGCTGCGCCGATGGCGGCGGCGCCGTACCTGTACCAGGGCTGGGGTAGTCCGCCGAACCCGGCGACCGTGATGAACGCGACCGGGGTCAAGTGGTTCACGATGGCGTTCATCCTGTCGAACGGGTACTGCAACCCGATGTGGGACGGCAGTCGGCCGCTCACCGGTGGCGTCGACCAGCAGGCGGTCAACGCGATCCGCGCGAACGGTGGGGACGTGGTGGTCTCGGTCGGCGGCTGGTCCGGCAACAAGCTCGGTGAGAACTGCAACAGCGCGGGCGAGCTGGCCGGGGCGTACCAGAAGGTGATCAACGCGCTGTCGCTGAAGGCGATCGACGTCGACATCGAGGCGAGCGAGTTCTCCAACCCGACCACCCGGCAGCGGGTGATCGACGCGCTGAAGATCGTCGAGCAGAACAACCCGGGGATCGCGACCTACCTCACCTTCGGCACCAGCACGACCGGACCGGACGGTGACGGTCAGGACCTGATCCGGCGGGGCGCGGCCTCCGGGCTGAACCTGGACGGCTGGGTGATCATGCCGTTCAACTTCGGCGGCGGCACGACCAACATGGCGACGCTCACCCGGCAAGCGGCCGACGGACTGAAGAACCGGGTCCGGGACGCGTACGGGCTGTCCGACGACGCGGCGTACCGCAAGATCGGCATCTCCTCGATGAACGGCATCACCGATGTCGCCGGGGAGCGGGTGAACCTGGCCGACTTCGAGTCGATGCTGAGCTACGCGTCCCAGCATCACCTCGCCCGCTTCACCTTCTGGTCGGTCAACC encodes the following:
- a CDS encoding ricin-type beta-trefoil lectin domain protein, translated to MPRTLRRGRPGRRRRQLPAFAGLAILSVVATGLGVGNPPLAHAAGEPVNIWLTTTSDAAGRTVTRGLQQQTPIAFGPAGGTANQTVTVDENTTYQSFEGGGASFADSAAWLLNSSNTITAATRNQVMKDLFDPVNGIGLAFTRNPMGASDLARFNYSFDDTCCDLNDFSIGHDLADVVPLTKQAKQLNPALKVKGAPWSAPAWMKDNNKFTNRGWLKWEYYPMYAQYFVKYVQQNEAAGNHIDYVSVQNEPTCCGTDDTGYASMNWNGSGLLEFTKNHLLPAFRAAGITTKVMILDYNWGNYNDLGSVPLADAALRNDPLFGGIAWHGYGGDVNLQTQVHNQYPAVNHYMTEHSGGTWIPNQQVEDMNNLIDYTRNWSKSWVKWSLALDQNMLPYVGAGCNVCTGLVTVQRGGARAGQVDKTVEYYTMGHLTKFVKPGAVRIDSTANSSVKNVAWKNPDGSKALIAFNTTGSAQSVRVNWGGQSFVYTLPTKTSATFTWAGNQSGGGGGTGGQITGLGGKCVDVAGANSTDGSAVQLYDCNGTAAQQWTRPGDGTIRALGKCLDVNAGSVVNGAKVQLFTCNGSAAQQWTPTSGGDLLNPQANKCLDVTGNNAANATPLQLWSCTGAANQKWTV
- a CDS encoding chitinase; the encoded protein is MRARVLATVAVVALGAGLLVAPPAAQAVEATGTITGLAGKCVDVAAANSADGTAVQLYDCNGSNAQNWTRSSDGTVKALGKCLDVSGGSVANGAKVQLWTCNGSAAQQWTYTSGRDLVNPQADKCLDVTGNRSTNATPLQLWSCTGAANQKWTAPALPGNPPPAGAAPMAAAPYLYQGWGSPPNPATVMNATGVKWFTMAFILSNGYCNPMWDGSRPLTGGVDQQAVNAIRANGGDVVVSVGGWSGNKLGENCNSAGELAGAYQKVINALSLKAIDVDIEASEFSNPTTRQRVIDALKIVEQNNPGIATYLTFGTSTTGPDGDGQDLIRRGAASGLNLDGWVIMPFNFGGGTTNMATLTRQAADGLKNRVRDAYGLSDDAAYRKIGISSMNGITDVAGERVNLADFESMLSYASQHHLARFTFWSVNRDRPCNAGGADTCSGVPQQNWEFTKVIGRYRG